Part of the Thunnus albacares chromosome 11, fThuAlb1.1, whole genome shotgun sequence genome, AATTACATGGCAACTGTAAACGCAAACATCTATATGTGTGTacacatacacttacacatATGTAGAGtacacaacaataaaacaaaatgaataatttcaATAAATTAGGTAAGAATATTGAATCTGGTCTTGGAGTTTGTCCGTCCGGGATGGCAGTGAAAGTTAGTTTGTCAGCATATGTGAAAAATGGTCCCTGTGTCTTCTTAAAACTGGTAGATGACCCTCTTAGTGTACACTTATTTTTTCCATGTTAACAAAGTAGAAAATATCTCTAATCTTAGAGTGATGGGTAGGTGGAGCAGGGGATTTCCACTTGACAAGAATCAGGCCAAAAGAGATACAACAGCTGTAAAGTTTTTCATATGATTTGATATCTTAGGTGTCAGGATGACTATAAATAAGGCAGTGATGAGataatttgtgatattggatTGAATATTTccaaccaaaatgtaaaaagggTCACGTccaaaacagaacagacaggaTCAACATACATTCTCAACAGTCTAACCTTAGCTCAGTGATAGCACctcattgttgttttaagacacactttaaaaaattgtgaacttgtcctttatcCTACAGGACCGGTGGCATCATTCCCACAGTGGCACAGCAGCTCCACAGGGAAAACATCGAGCGTGTAGTCCAGGAGGCTTTGGAGAGGAGCGGCGTGGTCCCGAGCCAGCTGTCAGCCGTGGCCACCACGGTGAAGCCGGGTTTGGGCCTGAGCCTGGGCATCGGTCTCGAGTTCAGTCAGAGGTTTGTGAGGACACACAACAAGCCCTTCATCCCCATCCACCACATGGAAGCCCACGCCCTGACCGTCAGGATGCTTCAGCCCGTCGCCTTCCCCTTCCTGGTGCTGCTGGTTTCTGGTGGTCACTCACTTCTCGCTGTGGCTCGAGGAGTCGATGACTTTCTGCTTCTGGGTCACAATCTGGACGAAGCTCCTGGGGATACGCTGGATAAAGTGAGTTTGGCTGTCGTTGCTGTTCGTGATGCTCAGTTTGTGATCATGAACTAAACtaacattgtttttgtgtggattCACAGGTGGCGAGACGTTTGTCCCTCATAAAACACCCGCGGTGCTCCACGCTGAGCGGAGGACGAGCTATAGAGCTTCTGGCAAAGGACGGTGACAGGGCGAGGTTTCCTTTCAGGACTCCTATGGGACAAACTTATgactgctgcttttctttcgCTGGACTACGGAATCAAattacaatgacaataaagaaaaaagaggcagaggaaggtaTGATTACAACCAAAACACATGTACCAGTGATTCACAACAAGCAGCTTAACCCTTTGAATATTGTGAATTCAATGTTTACTCAGTTTGGTCATATTTTCTCCCTGAACCTGTATTTAAATGAACAGCTACATGTACAAGTTTACTTCCTGTTATGAGATACATGACCAGGGGAGAGAAACTAACTAACTACACAGGTGTAACAacattaaagatcccctccagacatgtttaaagacATATAGATATCAATTACTTccttaaaaatccttaaaatgacaagtaacaagaagaaaaacacatttctgagtggagATGAGCTTTAATTGCTGCATGTGTTACTTGTTTTCCCAGTATTCTTACCAGTTGGTCCAGATAAATGTGATATTTcctgtaaaaacatgcaaaacatgttttccttcCCTCTGCAGGTATAGAACAGGGGACGCTGTTGTCATGTGTGAACGACATCGCGGCTGCCACACAGCACACGGTCGCTTCTCATCTTGCAAAGCGAACACATCGAGCCATCTTGTTCTGCAATGCGAACGGCCTGCTGCCGTCACACAGTCCCACCTTGGTGAGTGCGTTTCTGttgaataatgaaaaatatgttttcttcattGACCACTTTAGAGCTATTTTGATGCTTGAGtgatcatttcagtcatttttcaagcaaaaatgccaaaaattctgTTGGTTCcaccttttcaaatgtgagaatttgcagattttctctgttttatatcattgtaaactgaatatctttagattttaaactgttagtcggacaaaacgagacatttggAGAAGTTAACTGGGAATGGATAAACTGGGATGAGCATTTCATacacttatcaattaatcaagaatatATTTGGCatagggctgtgcgatatgacgaTATATATCATGTgaccaactatttattcattcaattaaaatgtgctatattggGATAGCTattgttattttacttttgcTCTCAGCACACTGTTCTTACATTATCATCCTGCgtatataaaaatactgcaaGAGCCTGACAACTGACTCTTGCACTGCTTGTGATTTAAATTTATCGTGCTGTTGCATTAAAGGCTGTAGATGGCAGCGTCTCATAAATAACTTAAATGTAGAGCTATTTAAGGATGAAGTtggttttattctattctataaaAGACTGAAACCAACAATGAAAGTATTCTCTGTGCATCCacagcctgatatatcttattcctctgtgctgtagagctccatTTTTGtcccaaaactattaaaaacacgtcattGAGCCCCGCGGCTGCAccgggtgacatgttctttcatcaccatgaacacacacattgtagattattttgagtcaatcccacacaaaccgtcctgctgccagaaatactcatgAAAGCaacaaatgtggattcatccgccactgaaaatagtccccaaaaaTACACTATTTCattctgtttgagtaacatttgcaaaaaaaaaatatagctgCTTGCTGTTAAAgccttttttaaacatgaaactatatatttgtgacctgcTTGAGAACACTGTGGATATAAATTTAGGTTTTTTCCAGGTGCTGTCTGGAGGAGTTGCAAGCAATCAGTACATCCGTAAGGCCTTGACCATCATCACCGAGACGACAGGCCTGCGTCTGCTCTGTCCTCCGGCCAAATTCTGCACAGACAACGGCGTGATGATTGCGTGGTGTGTATGTTGATGTGATGATCAGTAAAAAGCTTTGAATCAGATTTGTCCTACCGTTGAGTCTGGttaaggttttttgttttttgtttaatcagGAACGGCGTGGAGCGTCTGAGAGAAGGGAAGGGGATACTGCCTCCGGATGTGGACGTAAGCTACGAGCCGAAGTAAGTCAAACACCCGGAGGAAGGATTTCATTTGAAATTTCAATGATTGAGTCGAGTGAGATACCAAACTGAACTTCTATCACTGTATAAACGTTGTGTCGCAGGGCGCCGCTGGGTGTCGACATGACAGAGGAGGTGAAAGCAGCAGCGATCAAGTTACCGTCTGTGAAGATGAAGATCCTCAACTGACAGactaaaaataatgttttgtcaCTCTGGATTTTTCCCAAATAAtagtatatactgtgtatatatttgataAACTATGTATAAAAGAACATTACACAgatatttattaataaatgtgtttttataccAACTGAAAATCCATTTTTCTTTGCTACATTTAGGTTTTTGAACAATTAAGCcacaatgttttatgtcagtaATGCttgtaatgttttcttttatcacaAACTATTGGTGTTTGACTCGTCTACTaacagtctcacagagctgaCCTCAGTGAACTAAGAGTCCTGGAAATGATCCAGTCTAATTGGCTTTCACTGATAGGAAGTT contains:
- the osgepl1 gene encoding probable tRNA N6-adenosine threonylcarbamoyltransferase, mitochondrial, giving the protein MTMFPSKVKHLQRLLQFRHTLWCNPSFGKASCSRLVLGIETSCDDTGAAVLDETGAILGESLHSQTQVHLRTGGIIPTVAQQLHRENIERVVQEALERSGVVPSQLSAVATTVKPGLGLSLGIGLEFSQRFVRTHNKPFIPIHHMEAHALTVRMLQPVAFPFLVLLVSGGHSLLAVARGVDDFLLLGHNLDEAPGDTLDKVARRLSLIKHPRCSTLSGGRAIELLAKDGDRARFPFRTPMGQTYDCCFSFAGLRNQITMTIKKKEAEEGIEQGTLLSCVNDIAAATQHTVASHLAKRTHRAILFCNANGLLPSHSPTLVLSGGVASNQYIRKALTIITETTGLRLLCPPAKFCTDNGVMIAWNGVERLREGKGILPPDVDVSYEPKAPLGVDMTEEVKAAAIKLPSVKMKILN